The stretch of DNA gagttACACTATTGGATTTTATGAAAATCCAACGGGTCTATACTTAATAGCCTATATCAAATACAACTAATAAATACACATATGAAATTGAAATTTAAATAACATTCTTTCATTTCCTAACTTAATAGGTGTCTTGATCAATCTGGATTTCCAGGTTCTCACGTTAACTAAAAATATGACCTATCCGTAGAATCTTTTTAATCATGTGATCAAGATTCAATTATCATGATTGAGTAGTTTAATTCAGTCGCCTCATCTTGCTGGTGCATCAAAACAACAAAAAGTAAGCACATGCACTATCAGCACCCACTGTATGGATGGAAAGTTGTAAGAAAAGAGGACAGTCAAGTCGAGTTGTGATTTTAACCGATGCTTATAGCACACGTACGTGCTTCCTACAATAAAAAGGATTTAACTACAACCTTCGTTGCCCTGGAGACACATCTAAGGGTATATAgtttttggaattaaaacttAAACATGGTTAAAATCTATTGATTGCCTTAGCTTGATTTAAAGGTCATTTACCCTGCACATTAGCATGCTTACTGCATTGTGGATGCGTAATGGAGGAAAATAATTGCCAAGTTGGACAATGTGCACTGTGAAAAAAATTGTAGGCATGACTACATTAGTAAGGCAGCCATAGAGAAGCACAACTTAATAGCAGCAGCTTATGTGGAACTATGATCAAAAGGAAATACAGAAAAAAATTCAGCATGGTTAGATCACAAGATGGACCTGTAATTACCAACATGGAGAAAAATAGTATTTTGTTAGAAAATAAATTTAATCGCAGCATATACATAGAGAATAATTGTACAATCAGAATATAAAAAAGAATTACACTATTAAGAATCAATTTCAATCTAGAAAGCAGTGAGCTAATAAGAGTCTCTAGAATTGAAAAGCGCAATAGTAATAACAAGGGTATGAAAAAGACGTGTAACATCATGGGTGGTGCATCTTCCATGACCATGTTATAGCTATACCAAAGCTAATATGGGGGCATGCATATATGGGGTTATATCAATGGGTGATTGAAGgacaaagaaaataaagtatattGTTACTTTTAGCAGTATATATTGAACAACACACCTAAATCTTTTTGTAAAAATCTAGGGATAATTTATCATGCATTGTAACTAAAACACTTACAAAAATTGTGTAACGccaataaaaattaaaaaggaaATACTCATGTCAAAAGTAAatatttaaaataattagttagtTTCAGCAAATACCCAAAAGATATGATTCTATAAAAGGCACTCATTTCTCTATTAAGTCATGTAAAAAACACCATAGAATATGATAGTAGAAAAAACATAAATAGCACATGTCTCAATTATAATTACATGTCTAAACAAAACTATTTGCATCTATTACTCTAGAGTAAAAAATtctaaatattggaaaaaagaacTAGGTACCCGTGCTATTTGCGCGAGCCACTTTGCTAGTTAATGCTAACTAAAGAAATTTTATCCAGCGCTTGAGGTGTTTTTATCCTGCTTGGATGTACAAGTTGCAACTGAAGTATATCCTAGAGAGATTCCCCTGATCAATAGCAATGGAGCTGACCTTGACCACATCAATGGAGCAACAACCAACGACCTGACGAAACCGGAGTCTtggccacccaacaaacaaacCGCCTTGGAAGCAACACCAACCAAACCCGACCGGGCGATTGCTCTGTTTTCCGAAAGCTCCAGAAATTCAACACTCAAATCTCCTCCATTCACATGGAAATTGGGCAGGCAGGTGCCCCCCAGACACACGCTGAAATCGGAACACGTTTCTTTCCAATTCACAATCAGTCCGTCGCCAATCGCCACCGTTCAGTGCCTGCGTAGACTCTCGCGGGGAGATTATTTAGCAGCAGCGCGGACGTTACCACTTGCCAGCGCGTAGAAGTCCAGCAGTGCAGTTGCCAAATCTGCACGGCTGTTCTTGCTCTGAATCAGGGGAGTCTTTTCTTTCTGCAATCTGTTCTCGATCTACTGCTAATCCTATATAAAATCGCGTGACGAAGCTAACCCCGCCGCACTGCACCCACCTTCCCCCAACAATCTCTCTCCGAGGGAGGAATCCTACTCGGCATTATCCTTTTTGGTTGctgttcctctctctctctctctctctctctctctctctaacttTCAGGTGGAGCGGACCAGCAAGTCACCCACATGGGCCGCGCCTTTACAGCGGCGCCGCTCCTGCTCTTGCTCGGCTTCCTGGCTCTGGGACTGGGAGCGGCAACTGCCAATGtaagcggcggcgggcgccaaGAACCGATCGAAAAAAAACCTCTCCTTTTTCTCGATTCGTGGCTGTCCATGCGGGGGATTTCATCCTGAGCCTCGTCGATTTCTGCTGAATTCAGGTGGGCGACTCCTGCTCCACGAGCGCGGACTGCGGCGCCGGGCAGTGGTGCTTCGACTGCGAGCCCAAGTTCTCCGGCTCCCACTGCGTCCGTTCCGCCGCCACCAACCCCTACCAGCTCATTGTAAGCCGCCGCAGCTCGCTTCGTCTCTTTCCTCTCTTCTAGTTCTGGAAAGTggtcgaggagcagcagcagttgTTCTGTACATGTGCTTGTTTTGCGATTCTGAGTTCGTGTTTCAACGATTTCTTGATTCCCAGATCTGCTCTCTGTTAAGTTAATTAACCATGGCCAGACATAGCAGTTAGGAAGAATGCAGTATACCGGCAAGCAGAAGAAATTTCTCTGTGCTTACGTCAGCTTTTCTTGTTCAGCATACCCTGACGACATTGCGAATAGTACTTCAGGATATGTTCAGAAATTTCTTCAGGTCTATTGGTGACCATTTCTAGTATGCGTATGGATTTCCAACCTAGTTGGTAGATGCTCTTAGTCAAAAGTTGTTGGGCGGAGCAAATTTAGACATTACATTGTTGCAGCCGTGTTGTTTATTTTCCCCTgaattgttttctttttcccccaTCCAGAATAGCTCTTCTTTTAATATTTCTTGGTCCAGTTGTTGCCCGCTTATATAGATGATTGAATTTCCATTGAAAAATCTCCAAAAGATTAATTATATTCATTCTCACTAGTCAAAGACTCAAAGGATATCATGAAAATTTGTTTCCGAAAGACATCAGGACAAAAAGAAGTAACTTATTATATTCATTCTTCCATGTACTGAAGTCAACTCCTGAACAAATTTTGCTTCTGCTTTGGTGTCTTTCAGAATAACTCATTGCCATTCAACAAGTATGCCTACCTCACGACGCACAATTCATATGCAATCGTTGGCGAGCCTTCGCACACTGGAATTCCACGTGTCACCTTCGACAACCAGGAGGATACTGTCACTGATCAGTTAAATGTACCTTCTCATCTTTCCACAATTAGGCATGTCCTATTGTGTATCTTTCCACGAGGAATTCTCATTCTGATGACACTACCGATGATATGCAGAATGGTGTCCGGGCGCTGATGCTTGACACATATGACTTCAAAGGAGATGTATGGCTGTGCCATTCAAATGGAGGGAAATGCAATGATTTCACTGCATTTGTGAGTATACTGAAAATGCTTGACTCCTGTAGAATGTTAACTGAAGGTGTCCAGATTGCAGTTTTTTACAATACTTCGGGTCATTGTAGGAACCAGCACTGGACACCTTCAAGGAAATTGAGGCGTttctttcatccaatccatCTGAAATCGTCACAATAATCCTGGAAGACTATGTTAATGCTCCAAATGGACTGACAAACGTGTTCAATGCCTCCGGCCTGCTTAAGTACTGGTTCCCAGTGTCGAAAATGCCACAGAATGGTCAGGATTGGCCTCTTGTCAGTGACATGGTTGCAAGCAACCAGCGTCTCGTGGTGTTTACCTCCATCAGGTCAAAGCAGAGTAGTGAAGGAATCGCTTACCAGTGGAACTTCATGGTTGAGAATAATTGTGAGGCACCGACTCttcaaatctttttttttcttcttctgtgGATTGCAGCTAAACACCACTTCTATGCTTGAAGATAACATAGTTTACTTGATCTCAGATGGTGATGATGGTATGGATGCTGGGAAATGCTCTAACCGTGCTGAATCTGCCCCTCTCAATGACAAGACTAAATCGCTGGTCCTCATGAACTACTTCCCATCGGTCCCTGTGAAGTTTACAGCATGTCTGCAGCATTCCCAGAGTCTTATTGACATGGTGAATACATGCTATGGTGCAGCAGGGAATCGATGGGCTAATTTTATTGCAGTCGATTACTACAAGGTTCTGAGCATATGAACAATCTTTAGACTTAACATTTTCAGAAATTCTAAAGAAACATACCATTTTCTTTAGAATATATGAATTTTTCTCTCTGTTTGTGTATGGAAGCAGTATCTAGCGTTTTCAGATTTTCTACAGGCTGATGTTATTTTGCATAATATTCCAGAGAAGTGATGGAGGGGGTGCATTCCAGGCAACAGACTTGCTCAATGGCAGACTGTTGTGCGGGTGCCAGGATGTCAGGGCATGCTTGGTGAGACAAGATACACTGCCTTTTCATTTGATATGGATCTGCATGTATTTTCTTGTTGTGATATACTAGTAACTATGACATGAACTCacccatttttcttttccttttgcagCAAGGTTCTGGCGTAGTATGTGCGTGAATCCGTAAGGAATAGGCATTTTTATTGGATTGGTACATTCATATAGGATAACAGATATGCAACAGTTACTTGGTATGGTGATGACATGGCTTCTTCTGCATGATCTTGCTGTTGTACATACTCATTGTGTGGTTGAATGCGCGGGAATGTGATGATTGTAGTCTCAAGGGAATACAGTGATAGAAAGTAGATTGCCTTAAGAGTGATACAGCAATACAACAGTGTAAACGATAGGAATGTGGAAGAAACAACACCAATTTCATGTTTGTAAATGGAAAGTTTATTTTCGAAACTTCAAGGTTTAAACTTTAAAGGCGTTGTGGGCTTGTGGCTTCATAGTTCGAATTTGATTCATTTTTAAATATgcatgaaaaatatgaaacatgTTTGCATGGGCAAACATTTATTGGAAAAAAAACTCATCACCACATTGCCTAGTAAGAATTCACTAAAGCAATCCAGTAGCCCATGGGTTACAAATCTATTCCAAGACCGTGCAAGCACACATTGGTAAGGACTAAGGAATGTCAGTCATTCTTGAAGAAAAGTACGATGTGGCAGGTGGCAGCACTCCTGCCCTTTTTTTCAAAACAAGAAAAAGTACGGTGTTATCTTGCTCTCTCCAGAGAGATATAAACACCTGAAACCTTGGATCGTGGGAAGTTAAACAATCAACAGCATGGTTATCGTTATGGGTGTGTTTTCTAGCTTAATAAACGGAGTCTAGAAGGAaccctaaaaaaaaaagagacaaaaaaaacaaaatatcgccgttgccggggatcgaacCCGGGTCGCCCGCGTGACAGGCGGGAATACTCACCACTATACTACAACGACTTCGCTGGTAACGCTATCTCATCAGCATTTACTTAATCGATGCACACGTCCTGTTTGATCGATTCACAATCTATACGTGGTCGCATTTGGAGCATTGCATACATGTACTTGTAGGCAGCTTATCACACTATCAAATATCAATCAACGATTGACGACGCACGTGCAGAGTAGCCGCGTGGTAGGAAGCAAGTGAAGGAGACACTCATTTAACAACCGAACAGCACTTGCATGTTGGTGGACAAGTACAGCTAGATGGCGACCATGGGGATAATTAGAGGTTGTCCAAGGACTTCCGGGTACCGGACGGCCGGCCCTACACTACAACAGATGGCACGCCCGATGCACACGTATACGCACGTATACGCGTATGGCCAACACTTGACTTTCTTTCCATCATCTCAAGGCTCAAGCCGCAAAGAGTTTGTACATGTGTGTTGTACACAAGACCCGTACCGTACTTCATATATACACAAGAAAAGGGCTACGCCAACGCAAGTGCACGATAAGTAAGTGTGTATGTACACTGAATATCAATTGTTCATGAGTTCGTTCCTCAGTGTCATATGAGCTTAACTGAATCATCATTTGAGTCCTGACAGTAAACGAGGCATGAGTGCACATGATACAGAGCAACAATTATTCATGCACATTTTCAGTTTACACAATTACACGCTAGCCAGCAGCCTTAATTACTATCCTTGCCAGCTAGTATTATAAGAAGTTAATTGTGTATCTCATCCCACAATCTAAGTGCGTGGAAATAAGATCAACATGTGTACTACTGAAGATCCAAATCGAATAGATCAGAACTAGAGTCACTCTCCCAGTCACCAGCTGCAGGCTTATTGCCACCGCCCTCTCCTTCCTCATCAACCTCATCGTCCTTAGCAGGATCACCACCTGATTCCGCATCCTCCCAAGCGCCGCACCTGACCACCCACCTctccccgtccccgccgcccCTCACAACCTTGACTCCCTGCAACCTCCTATCCCCCGTCGCCACGCCCAGATCAATAACCACTTGCAGTTCgcgcgaggaggacgacgacgacgaggaggaggaggacgccttAGCCGGCTCGTCgccagctgctgctgccggcagCGTATCATCAGTGCGCGGCGGCTCCTTGCGAAAGCTGCTGCGAGCTCTCTGTGACGGCGAAGCCATGAATACTCTCAAGAGGGCGGCGAGCTTGCTGTTACCTTCTGAAGGCTTGGCTACTCCCAGCTGGGTGTGCCCCTCATCGCCATGCAATCCACCAAGCTGCTCGTCCTCCATCATCGTCCTCGTGCCATCCGTCACCTGATTGTTATTAGCAGCAAGGAATTGGATCATCAGCCGGCGGTCTGCTGCAGGCCCACTGGGAGGAGGACAGTAGTCAGGGAGGCCGGCGAAGTAGCTCGTGGCGCCGAACacgtcgagctcgccggagctgccgTGCTGCCGCCGCTGTCTCTGCATCATCATGAATGCCTGCTGGTGATGCGGCGGTGGGCTGTCGACGTATAGCTAGCTAGGCTAGGCTTATAAAGACGGCGACGAGGGGGGATGCATTGCATTACTTGAGGCTGGGAGGGCGTGGCGGAGGAATGCGCGGCACCGGTGAATC from Panicum virgatum strain AP13 chromosome 9K, P.virgatum_v5, whole genome shotgun sequence encodes:
- the LOC120652058 gene encoding uncharacterized protein LOC120652058 isoform X1; the encoded protein is MMMQRQRRQHGSSGELDVFGATSYFAGLPDYCPPPSGPAADRRLMIQFLAANNNQVTDGTRTMMEDEQLGGLHGDEGHTQLGVAKPSEGNSKLAALLRVFMASPSQRARSSFRKEPPRTDDTLPAAAAGDEPAKASSSSSSSSSSSRELQVVIDLGVATGDRRLQGVKVVRGGGDGERWVVRCGAWEDAESGGDPAKDDEVDEEGEGGGNKPAAGDWESDSSSDLFDLDLQ
- the LOC120652058 gene encoding uncharacterized protein LOC120652058 isoform X2; amino-acid sequence: MIQFLAANNNQVTDGTRTMMEDEQLGGLHGDEGHTQLGVAKPSEGNSKLAALLRVFMASPSQRARSSFRKEPPRTDDTLPAAAAGDEPAKASSSSSSSSSSSRELQVVIDLGVATGDRRLQGVKVVRGGGDGERWVVRCGAWEDAESGGDPAKDDEVDEEGEGGGNKPAAGDWESDSSSDLFDLDLQ
- the LOC120652057 gene encoding PI-PLC X domain-containing protein At5g67130-like, producing MGRAFTAAPLLLLLGFLALGLGAATANVGDSCSTSADCGAGQWCFDCEPKFSGSHCVRSAATNPYQLINNSLPFNKYAYLTTHNSYAIVGEPSHTGIPRVTFDNQEDTVTDQLNNGVRALMLDTYDFKGDVWLCHSNGGKCNDFTAFEPALDTFKEIEAFLSSNPSEIVTIILEDYVNAPNGLTNVFNASGLLKYWFPVSKMPQNGQDWPLVSDMVASNQRLVVFTSIRSKQSSEGIAYQWNFMVENNYGDDGMDAGKCSNRAESAPLNDKTKSLVLMNYFPSVPVKFTACLQHSQSLIDMVNTCYGAAGNRWANFIAVDYYKRSDGGGAFQATDLLNGRLLCGCQDVRACLQGSGVVCA